One window from the genome of Oryctolagus cuniculus chromosome 1, mOryCun1.1, whole genome shotgun sequence encodes:
- the LOC138846684 gene encoding interferon omega-1-like, protein MAQLLPLLTALVLCSYGPVGSLGCDLPHNSAPLSRTTLVLLDQMRRVSPVLCLKDRRDFQFPREVVNGSQFQKNQTVSVLHEMLQQIFNLLHTARSSAAWNNTLLEELHTALHQQLQGLETCLVQAMGEEDSVLTADSPTLMLKRYFQRIRLYLDEKKHSGCAWELVRMEIRRAFSSTADLQESLRSKDGDLASS, encoded by the coding sequence ATGGCCCAGCTACTCCCTCTGCTGACGGCCCTGGTGCTGTGCAGCTATGGCCCTGTTGGATCTCTGGGCTGTGACCTGCCTCACAACTCTGCCCCTCTGAGCAGGACGACCTTGGTGCTTCTGGACCAGATGAGGAGGGTCTCCCCTGTCTTGTGTCTCAAGGACAGAAGAGACTTCCAGTTCCCGCGGGAGGTGGTGAACGGCAGCCAGTTCCAGAAGAACCAGACCGTGTCTGTCCTGCACGAGATGCTGCAGCAGATCTTCAACCTCCTCCACACAGCACGCTCCTCTGCTGCCTGGAACAACACCCTCCTGGAGGAACTGCACACTGCACTTCATCAGCAGCTGCAAGGCCTGGAGACCTGCTTGGTACAGGCCATGGGAGAGGAAGACTCTGTCCTGACAGCTGACAGCCCAACGCTGATGCTGAAGAGGTACTTCCAGAGAATCCGTCTCTACCTGGACGAGAAGAAACACAGTGGCTGTGCCTGGGAACTCGTCAGAATGGAGATCAGGAGAGCCTTCTCCTCAACAGCAGACTTGCAGGAAAGCTTAAGAAGCAAGGATGGAGACCTGGCGTCATCCTGA
- the LOC138846686 gene encoding interferon alpha-10-like gives MALPFSSLLALLVLSSKSLCSLGCDLPQTHSLSDGRSSMLLGQMRRVSPLSCLQDRHDFKCPLEELGGHQAQRAQAISVLHEMTQQLLNLFSTKEASAAWDKALLDRLCTGLFEQQSDLEVCMMQGAGAEETPLKHEDSAWAVRKYFQGIAVYLAEKQYSPCAWEVVRAEARRAVSLSRIWQERIWSKE, from the coding sequence ATGGCCTTGCCCTTCTCTTcgctgctggccctgctggtgCTCAGCTCCAAGTCCCTCTGCTCTCTGGGCTGTGATCTGCCTCAGACCCACAGCCTCAGTGACGGGAGGTCCTCCATGCTCCTGGGACAAATGAGGAGagtctcccctctctcctgcttGCAGGACAGACATGACTTTAAGTGCCCCCTGGAGGAGTTGGGTGGACACCAGGCCCAGAGGGCACAGGCCATCTCTGTGCTCCACGAGATGACCCAGCAGCTCCTCAACCTGTTCAGCACCAAGGAGGCGTCTGCTGCCTGGGACAAGGCCCTCCTGGACAGACTCTGCACTGGACTCTTCGAGCAGCAGAGTGACCTGGAGGTCTGCATGATGCAGGGAGCGGGGGCGGAGGAGACGCCCCTGAAGCATGAGGACTCCGCATGGGCTGTGAGGAAATACTTCCAAGGAATTGCTGTCTATCTGGCAGAGAAGCAATACAGCCCTTGTGCCTGGGAGGTTGTCAGAGCGGAAGCCAGGAGAGCCGTCTCTTTATCAAGAATCTGGCAAGAAAGAATTTGGAGCAAGGAATGA